GAGCAATAATGGACTATAAGAATTATTGAAAATTAATCGGGTGCGAAAAGATCGTTTGATACAGAGATTTTTTTGGCAACATAATGGCTTTTATGTACTCTGACAAGAATAACTTGAGAATGTAATTCGAGTTCGCCGTATTCTGGTTCTACTTGAACATAGTGAAGCTGGCCAAATTCATCACGTACGCGTGCTTGAGCAGAAAAGCCTGGTCTAGCATTACCACTAGAAATGGTTGCTAATCGGCCTAAAAGGTTATAGTTAGTATGAGTAAGCTTGGGCTTAATCACTTGGTCAAGGCAGTGAATCATGAACACAGTAAAAAAGATTGCGATCACAAGGGCTGGGACGATTAAATAAAATGGTGAAATAAAATAATGTTGTATTGCGAAGAAAGAGAGTTGTAAAAAATAACCTGCATAACTGAAATTAATGAGTAAAAAAACGAAAATTAAAGCTTTAGAAAATTTAACATTAAGTAGCGGTGAGTTAGAAAGCCAATCTGGTGCAATTTTTTTAAGTAACTGACTTGGACGGAGTCCAATATACATACCAATGGTTTCTACCACGCTGAGCAATATCAAAGCCACTACACTTAAGTGAAATGGCATAAGATAATAATTGAAAAAGAAATCAGCCATGGCAGAAACTCTAATGTTTATAGCTTCAGTCTACAATATAGATACCGCCATCTGAATGTACTTTAAGCTCAACTTTATTTAAAAAATCACCTAGACAAGGACCTGAAATACATTCGCCTGTTTCCACGTTAAATAAAGCACCGTGGGTAGAGCATTGGATATATTCTTTGTCTTGATCTAGAAATTGATTTTCTAGATATTCAAGCTCAGTTTGTAGGTGAGGGCATAAATTCTGATAAGCATAGAATGCGCCGTCACGTTGCGTAACGAAAATAGTCGTTCCTTGTAAAGTGTCAAAAGCCCTAGCTTCGCGCTCAGGAACTTCTTCCGTCATACAGATCCTTTCCATTTCAAGCACATTCCTTCTGAAAATTTTCAAGAAGTTTAGCATAATCATTAATTGCTAAACGTGGGCCAAATTGAGAAACAACTTCACTCGAAATTAAGACAGCTAACTGTGCAGCAGCATTCAAATCTTGATGATGGTTGAGGGCATAAAGGAATGCGCCTGCAAATGCATCGCCTGCACCATTTGTATCAACGGCTTCTACATGACGGCCTGCTACATGGAAATGTTCAGTAGGGTTAGAAACTAAAGCACCTTTAGCACTTTGTGTAATGACTACTGTATGATTTTTAAAACGTAACTGAGCAAGAGCATCTTCTACAGATGTTGTATTTGTATACATTAAGGCTTCTTGTTCATTGCAAAATAGTAAATCTACACCATCATCCATAAGTTCTTGCAAACCTTCACGAGCGTATTGCACCATAGCTGGATCTGAAAGAGATAGAGCGATTTTAACGCCATTTGCTTTTGCAATTTCTCTCGCTTGTTTTACAGCTTTACGCGCTGTTTCACTTGTAGAAAGATAACCTTCAATATAAAGCCATTTTGCTGTTTTTAATGGTTCAAAATCGATTTGATCTTGAGAGAGTTCAGCAGTAATACCCAAATAGGTGTGCATCGTGCGTTCAGAGTCAGGGCTAATGAGTACCATACAGGTACCAGTTACGCCTTCACTGATCGATTTTGGTGTGGTCTGGATGTTAGCTTCATTTAGACCTTGCAGATAAATTGAACCTAAATCATCGTTACCAACGCGGCAACCATAAAAAGCAGTTCCACCTAATGCACTAAAAGCCACGGTCGTATTTGCCGCGGAACCGCCACTCGCTTGACCTTTGTAATCTTGGTGCTGTTTTAACTCTGCATAAAGAGCAGATTGAGTGTCACCATCGGACAACTGCATTGTGCCTTTTTGCAAACCTTGTTGACTAAGAAAATCATCAGACACTTTAAATTCTTGGTCGATTAATGCATTACCAATTGCAAAAAGATCTACAGTTGCCATATGTGTTGTCACAAATAAAAAAATCAGGTTGCTAAGTTTACACCATTGCTTGGATTTGCTGTAGTTTGTTGAATAAAATTCAGTTAATTCAAAAAAAGTGGAGAAATATTGTTGTTTGAATATTCTTGGGATCAGAAGATAGGTCGTTGAGATAAAATTGATAAGCTTTTTTATTCAATATCTATCATATACATAGAATTAAAAGCTTTTGTTCTGGTAGGATGAAGCATTCATGGCTATGTGCTTGATATCAAAGCCGTGCCAATGAAAACTAATACTCAACAAAAACATAGTATTTTACTTGGCTTTTGTTCGCCAATCTCAAGCTGACTCAGGCTATAATGAGACTTATTCACTTATCCGATATGTTAGGAGATCACATGACTGTAGATGTCACTGAAACCATTTCTCAAACTGTTCACCCTGCGTTTCAGTTGCTACGTCAGCACCATGTAGAAGCATTAGATATTTTAGTGTCTGAATATAAGCATAAAGTCACAGGTGCGGTGCATTATCACTTGGCAACTGACTATGATGAAAATGTATTTCTTGTTGCTTTTAGAACACAACCTATGGACTCTAAAGGCACGGCACATATTTTAGAACATACCGCTTTGTGTGGATCTGAAAAGTTTCCGGTACGTGATCCGTTCTTTTTAATGATTCGCCGTTCTTTAAATACGTTCATGAACGCATTTACAGCAGCAGATTGGACTGCGTATCCATTTGCTACTCAAAACAAAAAAGATTTCCAAAACTTACTCTCTGTTTATCTTGATGCAGCATTTGCTGCTAATTTGAATCCGCTTGATTTTGCTCAAGAAGGTATTCGTATTGAACTAGAAAATGGGCAACCTGTTTATAAAGGTGTTGTTTTTAATGAAATGAAAGGTGCGATGAGTGCACCGTCTGACCAACTTTATCATCAGTTGGCTCATCATTTATTTCCTGAAACGACCTATCATTACAACTCAGGCGGCGACCCGAAAGATATTCCTGATTTAACGTATGAGCAGTTAGTCGATTTTTACAAGGTACATTACCATCCAAGTAATGCTGTATTCATGACCTTTGGTAATCAAACAGCGTACGAGTTGCAAGAGCAATTTGAAAAACTAGCTCTACATAAGTTTTCTGCTGGAACAACTCTATATTCTAAGCCTGAAAAACGTTTAGCAGCGCCAATTGAAGTAACAGAAAACTATGGTGTTGATAGTGATGATTTAAAAGATAAAACTTATCACGTTCTATCTTGGTTATTACCAGAAGCAAATGAAGTGAAATTGCGTTTGGGAATGCGTTTGGTTGAAGGAATTTTGTTAGAAAATTCTGCTTCACCACTGCGTCATTACCTAGAAACATGTGGTTATGCTCAATCAACAGGTCCATTAATGGGCGTAGATGACAGTAACTTTGAAATGACTTTCTACTGTGGTGTCCAAGGTTCAAACCCAGAACATGCACAAAGCTTTAAAGATGGTGTTTTAAATATTCTGCGTGATGTTGCTGCAAAACCAATTGACAGTAATTTAGTCGATGCAATCTTACATCAGATTGAGTTGCATCAACGTGAAATTAATGGTGATGGTACACCTTATGGCTTAAGTTTAATTTTAAATGGCTTAAGCGGTGCGATTCACCATAATGACCCAATTCAAATCTGGGATGTTGACAGCGCAATTGCACAAGTTAAAGAAGAGTTGAAAGACCCAATGTGGTTATCAAATCTGATTCAAACACATTTACTCGACAATTCACATCGTGTGCAGATGACCCTAGTTCCAGACCCAACTAAGTCTGTAAAAGAGCAGGAAGCAGAAAAAGCACGTTTAGCTGCTATTGGTGAAAAGTTAACAGATGCTGATAAGGCTGAAATTATCGCTAATACCAAGGCTCTAGAGGAGCGTCAGGATACTCCAGACAACCTTGAACTATTACCAAAAGTAGGTCTGGAAGATGTGCCTGCTGACTTGCATATTGTACAGGGTCAATTACGCGAAATTCTTTGTAATCGTATGGATACGCCGTTGAATTTGTACCATGCTGGTACGAATGGTATTTACTATCAACAAGTACTTATTCAGATTCCTGAAGATATTGTGAAGTCACCGTACTTCAATTTGCTTTCTATCTTGATGGGCGAAGTGGGTGCAGGTGAATATGACTATCTTGAACTACAAAACTTACAAACGGCGGTAAGTGGTGGTTTAGGAATGGGCGCTTCATTGCGTAGTAAAGTTGATGACAAAGATAAAATTAGTGCTTGGTTAACCTTAACGACTAAATCGTTAACTCAGAAGTTTGATGCCATTCATTTATTAAAATTAGCATTTGAACAGCTTCGATTTGATGAGAAAGAGCGAATTATTGAGTTATTGCAACAACGTAAAACACGTTGGCAATCTCGCTTATCTGGAGCGGGCCATAGCTACGCAATGCAAGTCGCGTCACGTAATATGAGTGCATTGGCTCAACGCGACTATCAAAACACTGGTTTAGGTGCATTAAACTGGTTAGGTGAGCTTGTTACAAAGATTACTCAAGACTCTGCTACATATGATGATTTGATTGCAGAGTTAAAGCGTATTCATCTTAAATTATTGCAAGCACCTAAACAGTTCTTGCTTGTATGTGAAGAACATCAGTCTGAACGTTTAGTTGAAGAAGTGCAGAATGTTTGGGATAAACTAAACGTTGATGCAACTGCAACAGAGTTAACTCAGGTAGAACAGGCAAATGATAATAATCATGAAGCATGGTTAATTCAGGCAAATGTTCAGTTCTGTGCTTCAGCTTATCAAGCGGTGGACGTGTCACATCCAGATGCAGCTCCGTTAATGGTATTGGCAGCTTATTTACGTAATGGGTTCTTACACAGCGCCATTCGTGAGAAAGGCGGTGCGTACGGTGGTGGAGCAAGTTATGATGGGAATGCATGTTCATTCCGTTTCTATAGTTACCGTGATCCGCGTTTAGCAGAAACTTTTAAAGACTTTGAAGCAAGTGTGCAATGGTTATTAAATACGGAACAACAGCCTCATCAGCTTGAAGAAGCGATTCTTGGGTTAGTTGCAAGTATGGATAAGCCAGGTTCACCAGCGGGTGAGGCGATTACTGCATGTTATGCATTATTGCATGCAAGAACACCAGCTTTCCGCCGTCTCTTGCGTGAGAGATTGTTGCATGTAACTTTAGATGATTTACAACGTGTTGCTCGTCAATATTTGGTTGAGCAAACTCCTGTAAAAGCTGTAGTTGCGCCATTTGCGAAACGTGATGAATTGCAACAGTTAGGTTTTACCATTCAACAAGTGAATTAAAATAAAAATTGGAGATGAACATGGCGTTCAGACAATTTGAACGCACATCTTTACAGCTAAGCATGGGAATCGTGCTTAGCTGTTTGTGTGCGTCTGTGACATATGCTGACACCTTGGCACCTGTAACCCCCGCGACAGTAGATGCATGTGTTGCTCTTGCTTCGAATGCCGATCGTCTGGCTTGTTATGACTCTGTATTTAAACCGTCAGCTTTACCAGCTATTCAAGCTGCGGCTGTACCAGAGCCTGTTAAAAAAATTGATGCACCTGCTGTTCCACCTGAAACTTTTAAAGAGAAGGTGGTAGATACAGTGAGTAATATCAAAATAATTGGTAAAGCACCGAAAATTGAACCTACTACTTCTTTGCTAGATCAACGTTGGGAGTTGTCTGAAAAAAGTAAACTAGGGGTTTGGAATATTCGTGCTTATCAGCCCGTCTATTTACTACCTGTATTCT
This region of Acinetobacter sp. XS-4 genomic DNA includes:
- a CDS encoding OB-fold-containig protein, translated to MADFFFNYYLMPFHLSVVALILLSVVETIGMYIGLRPSQLLKKIAPDWLSNSPLLNVKFSKALIFVFLLINFSYAGYFLQLSFFAIQHYFISPFYLIVPALVIAIFFTVFMIHCLDQVIKPKLTHTNYNLLGRLATISSGNARPGFSAQARVRDEFGQLHYVQVEPEYGELELHSQVILVRVHKSHYVAKKISVSNDLFAPD
- a CDS encoding Rieske (2Fe-2S) protein — its product is MTEEVPEREARAFDTLQGTTIFVTQRDGAFYAYQNLCPHLQTELEYLENQFLDQDKEYIQCSTHGALFNVETGECISGPCLGDFLNKVELKVHSDGGIYIVD
- a CDS encoding adenosine kinase: MATVDLFAIGNALIDQEFKVSDDFLSQQGLQKGTMQLSDGDTQSALYAELKQHQDYKGQASGGSAANTTVAFSALGGTAFYGCRVGNDDLGSIYLQGLNEANIQTTPKSISEGVTGTCMVLISPDSERTMHTYLGITAELSQDQIDFEPLKTAKWLYIEGYLSTSETARKAVKQAREIAKANGVKIALSLSDPAMVQYAREGLQELMDDGVDLLFCNEQEALMYTNTTSVEDALAQLRFKNHTVVITQSAKGALVSNPTEHFHVAGRHVEAVDTNGAGDAFAGAFLYALNHHQDLNAAAQLAVLISSEVVSQFGPRLAINDYAKLLENFQKECA
- a CDS encoding insulinase family protein; the protein is MTVDVTETISQTVHPAFQLLRQHHVEALDILVSEYKHKVTGAVHYHLATDYDENVFLVAFRTQPMDSKGTAHILEHTALCGSEKFPVRDPFFLMIRRSLNTFMNAFTAADWTAYPFATQNKKDFQNLLSVYLDAAFAANLNPLDFAQEGIRIELENGQPVYKGVVFNEMKGAMSAPSDQLYHQLAHHLFPETTYHYNSGGDPKDIPDLTYEQLVDFYKVHYHPSNAVFMTFGNQTAYELQEQFEKLALHKFSAGTTLYSKPEKRLAAPIEVTENYGVDSDDLKDKTYHVLSWLLPEANEVKLRLGMRLVEGILLENSASPLRHYLETCGYAQSTGPLMGVDDSNFEMTFYCGVQGSNPEHAQSFKDGVLNILRDVAAKPIDSNLVDAILHQIELHQREINGDGTPYGLSLILNGLSGAIHHNDPIQIWDVDSAIAQVKEELKDPMWLSNLIQTHLLDNSHRVQMTLVPDPTKSVKEQEAEKARLAAIGEKLTDADKAEIIANTKALEERQDTPDNLELLPKVGLEDVPADLHIVQGQLREILCNRMDTPLNLYHAGTNGIYYQQVLIQIPEDIVKSPYFNLLSILMGEVGAGEYDYLELQNLQTAVSGGLGMGASLRSKVDDKDKISAWLTLTTKSLTQKFDAIHLLKLAFEQLRFDEKERIIELLQQRKTRWQSRLSGAGHSYAMQVASRNMSALAQRDYQNTGLGALNWLGELVTKITQDSATYDDLIAELKRIHLKLLQAPKQFLLVCEEHQSERLVEEVQNVWDKLNVDATATELTQVEQANDNNHEAWLIQANVQFCASAYQAVDVSHPDAAPLMVLAAYLRNGFLHSAIREKGGAYGGGASYDGNACSFRFYSYRDPRLAETFKDFEASVQWLLNTEQQPHQLEEAILGLVASMDKPGSPAGEAITACYALLHARTPAFRRLLRERLLHVTLDDLQRVARQYLVEQTPVKAVVAPFAKRDELQQLGFTIQQVN